The Coleofasciculaceae cyanobacterium genome includes a window with the following:
- a CDS encoding SAM-dependent methyltransferase — protein MNQPKDSLQPSYFEDMYRDNPDPWDFETSEYEAQKYQTTIAALPKPSYTNALEIGGSIGVLTALLAQRCDSLLSLDVSETAQKKAIARCQDLPHVRFKIAQVPQAYPEEMFDLTLLSEVGYYLSWSDLKKTQQLILEHLEKGGHLLLVHWTLYAKDYPLTGDEVHDSFLQLPDTELKHLQGLRHERYRLDLFERT, from the coding sequence ATGAACCAGCCTAAAGATTCGCTTCAGCCAAGTTATTTTGAAGATATGTATCGAGATAATCCCGATCCTTGGGATTTTGAAACCAGCGAATATGAAGCCCAAAAATACCAAACAACTATTGCTGCTTTACCAAAGCCTAGTTACACTAACGCTTTAGAAATAGGCGGTTCGATTGGGGTACTTACGGCTTTATTAGCACAACGCTGTGATTCTTTGCTGTCGCTCGATGTTTCGGAAACAGCGCAAAAAAAGGCGATCGCTCGTTGTCAAGATTTGCCTCACGTACGCTTTAAAATTGCTCAAGTACCTCAAGCCTATCCTGAGGAAATGTTCGATTTGACTCTATTGTCAGAGGTAGGATATTACTTAAGTTGGTCCGATCTAAAAAAGACTCAACAATTAATTCTCGAACACCTGGAGAAAGGGGGACATCTGCTACTAGTTCACTGGACACTATATGCCAAAGATTATCCCCTAACGGGTGATGAAGTTCACGATTCTTTTTTACAACTCCCCGATACCGAGCTAAAACATTTACAAGGGTTGCGGCACGAGCGATATCGGCTTGATTTGTTTGAACGTACCTAA
- a CDS encoding DUF4383 domain-containing protein, which yields MQRNCALALGVIFLLLGIAGFVPGFISLPPEGFDAGGVSLNADSFYAKGFGFLFGAFPTNLMHNIVHLLVGILGIVAASTGSAKLYNRGFAISYVLIAVMGLIPLAQTTFGLMPIFGNNVWFNGLSAAIAGYYGFLTDKPATSTDKINA from the coding sequence ATGCAACGTAATTGCGCTTTAGCTTTAGGGGTTATTTTTCTCCTTTTAGGCATAGCTGGCTTTGTTCCAGGCTTTATTTCTCTGCCACCTGAAGGCTTTGATGCTGGTGGTGTTAGTTTGAATGCAGATAGCTTTTATGCCAAAGGATTTGGCTTTCTATTCGGCGCATTTCCAACTAATTTGATGCACAATATCGTTCATCTTTTGGTGGGGATTTTGGGGATTGTCGCAGCCAGCACTGGCAGTGCAAAGCTTTATAATCGTGGCTTTGCTATTAGCTATGTTTTAATCGCTGTTATGGGTTTAATACCATTAGCTCAAACCACTTTTGGCTTGATGCCCATCTTTGGTAACAACGTTTGGTTTAATGGTTTATCAGCTGCGATCGCAGGTTACTATGGCTTTCTTACCGATAAACCAGCAACTTCAACAGATAAAATTAATGCCTAA
- a CDS encoding glycosyltransferase: MLPIISVNRPAEKVKQINYDAHLNPLVSQLPLTSCEVCVIVPVRNEAFNLEATLLALTNQINLEGKELDKNRYEIIILANNCTDNSAEVARRFAQTQPNLVLHVVEMTLNNDRAHIGWVRKILMDEAYRRFKAIGRNFGVIASTDGDTRVASTWIAATLAEIKNGADAVGGRIITNNQERSKLNKNTRLYYLRHLRYGYLTSQLESYLDPDFESLPRHHHHYAASLAVTAQMYAQVGGLPPLRSSEDVALYDALKRADARFRHSPMVRVITSARAIGRVEAGLSNRLSQLNVMAQKHQSILVESAELVAIRFCLRRWLRYLWQNRQHMPQSNFLIELAIIAQKLNINSDLLTETLWRSPTFGLVVEEIGQYQQDNNNLDLACQKVTIQQANADLRNTINRISHLGNRSMLEQSQSLSLGTFKQIKPISLVPQPL; this comes from the coding sequence ATGTTGCCAATTATTTCGGTAAATCGACCTGCGGAAAAAGTAAAGCAAATCAACTATGATGCTCATTTAAACCCGTTAGTCAGCCAATTGCCCCTGACAAGCTGTGAAGTTTGTGTAATTGTTCCTGTGCGTAATGAAGCGTTCAATTTAGAAGCAACGCTTTTAGCTTTAACCAATCAAATCAATCTAGAAGGTAAAGAGCTAGACAAAAATCGTTACGAAATTATTATTTTGGCTAATAACTGTACAGATAATTCAGCAGAAGTTGCCAGACGTTTTGCTCAAACTCAGCCAAATTTAGTGCTTCATGTGGTCGAGATGACTTTAAATAACGATCGCGCTCATATTGGTTGGGTACGCAAGATTTTGATGGATGAAGCCTACAGAAGATTTAAAGCCATCGGACGCAATTTTGGTGTAATCGCATCTACCGATGGAGATACACGAGTTGCTTCTACCTGGATTGCTGCTACTTTAGCTGAAATAAAAAATGGTGCAGATGCTGTTGGTGGTCGTATTATTACTAATAATCAAGAAAGAAGCAAGCTAAATAAAAATACTAGATTATATTATCTACGCCATTTACGTTATGGCTATTTAACTTCACAGCTAGAGTCTTATTTAGATCCTGATTTTGAGTCACTTCCTCGGCATCACCATCATTACGCTGCTAGCTTGGCTGTAACCGCACAGATGTACGCTCAAGTAGGAGGATTGCCACCTTTGCGCTCTTCAGAAGATGTTGCTCTTTATGATGCGTTAAAGCGAGCTGATGCTCGTTTTCGCCATAGTCCGATGGTAAGAGTAATTACCAGTGCTAGAGCAATAGGAAGAGTTGAAGCAGGACTTTCTAATCGATTATCTCAGTTAAACGTGATGGCTCAAAAACACCAGTCAATACTAGTTGAATCTGCCGAATTGGTTGCAATACGTTTTTGTCTGCGTCGTTGGTTACGCTATCTATGGCAAAATAGGCAACATATGCCACAAAGTAATTTTCTAATCGAGTTGGCAATTATTGCGCAAAAGCTGAACATAAACAGCGATTTATTGACAGAAACGCTCTGGCGATCGCCTACTTTTGGCTTAGTGGTAGAGGAAATTGGACAATATCAGCAAGACAATAACAATCTCGATCTCGCTTGTCAGAAAGTAACGATCCAACAAGCCAATGCCGACTTACGCAACACGATTAACCGTATTTCTCATCTTGGTAATCGTTCAATGCTAGAACAATCTCAAAGTTTATCTTTAGGTACGTTCAAACAAATCAAGCCGATATCGCTCGTGCCGCAACCCTTGTAA
- a CDS encoding TetR/AcrR family transcriptional regulator, translated as MSTSTIKKTQTLVKSGRGRPRAPETREKILKAAYEMLSEVGFMDLTIEGIAAKAKVGKPTIYRRWKSKAALAMDAFLAVVNTEIVFPDTGTAKEDFREQMQKIVKLMNSSKGEVLASVMGCGQSNDELIAAFRENWLTPRREDAKRIFQRGVERGELKEGIDAEVAIDALYSPLFYRLLLKHQLLTDEFVDELVDVVIKGLEK; from the coding sequence ATGTCAACCTCTACAATAAAAAAAACTCAAACCCTTGTCAAATCTGGCCGCGGACGACCTAGAGCGCCTGAAACCAGAGAAAAAATTCTCAAAGCAGCCTATGAAATGCTTAGCGAAGTTGGATTTATGGATTTGACGATCGAAGGAATTGCAGCCAAAGCTAAAGTAGGTAAACCAACTATTTATCGTCGCTGGAAAAGTAAAGCAGCACTAGCGATGGATGCTTTTTTGGCAGTGGTCAACACAGAAATAGTTTTTCCCGACACTGGTACGGCTAAAGAGGATTTTAGAGAGCAAATGCAGAAGATAGTTAAACTGATGAATAGTTCAAAAGGAGAAGTCTTGGCTAGCGTAATGGGCTGTGGGCAGTCTAACGATGAATTAATCGCTGCGTTTCGCGAAAATTGGCTTACTCCTAGAAGAGAAGATGCCAAAAGAATATTTCAACGGGGCGTAGAAAGAGGCGAGTTAAAAGAAGGTATAGATGCTGAAGTTGCGATCGACGCTTTGTACAGCCCATTATTTTATCGTTTATTACTCAAACATCAACTACTGACAGATGAATTTGTTGACGAATTAGTTGATGTTGTTATAAAAGGATTAGAAAAATGA
- a CDS encoding PIG-L family deacetylase, translating to MSEIMFLQKRQMLVNFGKGKGNSQTTPTSACFFNTPESLALLDIKTLVTRSAHQSILIVAPHPDDETLGCGGAIALLRQLNVSVKVLIVSDGTKSHPNSLTYPPPALKELRERESLAALAILGVASEAVTFLGMPDGAVPIVETDAVTGGHGDEKSDKIEEYQQAMQRGLGEGLSPVVSQAFKSPVGLPHERYPKVSAKAYAKRYPKGLASRRPLGLHQEAIALIYQHLTYLAPSIIFLPWRRDPHPDHRASRQLFTAAIKNLATSPRMIEYPIWDWDSQQRGDFADSINAWRLDISSVLELKRQAIAQYRSQISDLIKDDPQGFRLTPQMLQNFTQPWEIYLEVKS from the coding sequence ATGTCGGAAATTATGTTCTTACAGAAACGGCAAATGCTAGTCAACTTTGGTAAGGGTAAGGGCAATTCTCAAACTACCCCTACGAGCGCTTGCTTTTTTAATACTCCAGAGTCTTTAGCACTTTTAGACATTAAAACTTTAGTCACTCGATCTGCCCATCAATCTATTTTAATAGTCGCTCCCCATCCCGATGATGAAACTCTCGGCTGTGGTGGAGCGATCGCTTTATTACGTCAATTAAATGTATCTGTAAAAGTATTAATTGTTAGCGATGGCACGAAATCTCATCCTAACTCTCTCACTTATCCACCTCCAGCACTTAAAGAACTAAGAGAACGAGAAAGTCTGGCTGCTTTAGCTATTTTAGGAGTTGCATCCGAAGCGGTTACTTTTTTAGGTATGCCTGATGGCGCAGTACCGATAGTGGAGACTGACGCGGTGACGGGGGGACACGGTGACGAAAAGAGCGACAAAATAGAAGAATATCAACAAGCGATGCAGCGCGGTCTTGGGGAGGGGCTGTCGCCTGTGGTCTCCCAGGCGTTTAAAAGCCCCGTTGGTCTCCCTCATGAGCGATATCCGAAGGTGTCTGCTAAAGCATATGCGAAGCGGTATCCTAAAGGACTAGCTTCGCGTCGTCCTTTAGGACTGCATCAAGAAGCGATCGCGCTGATCTACCAACACTTGACTTATTTAGCACCGTCAATTATTTTTTTACCTTGGCGTAGAGATCCTCACCCAGATCATCGCGCTAGCCGGCAACTATTTACAGCCGCTATTAAGAACTTAGCTACTTCCCCACGTATGATTGAATATCCAATTTGGGACTGGGATAGTCAGCAAAGAGGTGATTTTGCCGACTCTATTAATGCTTGGCGATTAGATATTAGTAGCGTCTTAGAATTAAAACGACAGGCGATCGCTCAATATCGTTCTCAAATTAGTGATTTGATTAAAGACGATCCTCAAGGATTTCGCCTCACCCCCCAAATGCTGCAAAATTTTACTCAACCTTGGGAAATATATTTAGAAGTTAAATCATGA
- a CDS encoding manganese catalase family protein: MFYHKKRLQYFTKPEKSDPILAKKMQELIGGPFGEMTVMMQYFFQGWNCRGPAKYKDMMLDIATEEIGHIEMLATTMAYLLEKAPVEQKDAAVKDPIMQGVMGGMKAEDIIMSSMNPQHATVTGGGALPADSVGYPWNGRYVIASGNLMADFFSNVQAEAQGRLQAVRIYEMTNDPGVKDTLSYMIARDTMHQNQWLAAIEELKADGLEDLPIPSSFPQEQEKQDASYQFWNLSEGTESKEGRWAKGRAPDGKGEFEYLENPQGESEMPDPPAPDPRFHSTGKQ, encoded by the coding sequence ATGTTTTATCACAAAAAAAGGCTACAGTATTTCACCAAACCAGAAAAATCCGATCCAATTTTGGCAAAAAAAATGCAGGAATTAATCGGTGGTCCTTTTGGAGAAATGACTGTTATGATGCAGTATTTCTTCCAAGGCTGGAACTGTCGTGGTCCTGCTAAATACAAAGACATGATGCTCGATATTGCTACCGAAGAAATCGGACATATCGAAATGTTAGCAACTACCATGGCTTACTTGTTAGAAAAAGCGCCTGTCGAACAAAAAGATGCAGCAGTCAAAGATCCAATCATGCAGGGTGTTATGGGGGGAATGAAAGCCGAAGATATTATTATGTCTAGCATGAATCCCCAACACGCTACCGTTACAGGTGGTGGTGCGCTACCTGCCGATAGTGTGGGCTATCCTTGGAATGGTCGTTATGTCATTGCTTCGGGTAACCTAATGGCTGATTTCTTTTCTAACGTTCAGGCAGAAGCCCAAGGACGATTACAGGCAGTCAGAATATACGAAATGACAAACGATCCTGGAGTAAAAGATACTTTGTCATATATGATTGCCCGCGATACCATGCACCAAAATCAATGGTTAGCAGCGATCGAAGAGTTGAAAGCTGATGGATTAGAAGATTTGCCTATTCCTAGTTCTTTTCCTCAAGAGCAAGAAAAACAAGACGCTTCTTACCAATTCTGGAACTTATCTGAAGGAACAGAAAGTAAGGAAGGACGCTGGGCAAAAGGAAGAGCTCCCGATGGTAAAGGCGAGTTTGAATATCTGGAAAATCCGCAAGGCGAGTCAGAAATGCCCGATCCTCCAGCACCCGATCCCAGATTTCACAGTACAGGAAAACAGTAA
- the nei gene encoding endonuclease VIII: protein MPEGPEIRIAADKIAKAIALKPITKIFFAFEHLKPYEEILAKQLVTTVDTKGKAMLIRFDNGLSIYSHNQLYGKWMICQADNYPQIKRQLRLAIHNEQKSALLYSASDIEVLDEAAIAIHPFLSRLGLDILDSKTTTRKVKARLLNKSFYRRRFTSLFLDQGFLAGLGNYLRSEILFVARVHPTLRPVDCSQEQIFALAQATIKVPQQSYQTKGITNDLQLVQRLKQQGYRYQDYRHWVFNREERPCYVCNNSIIKEISASRRYYFCPHCQKIRDLVVG, encoded by the coding sequence ATGCCCGAAGGCCCTGAAATTAGGATTGCTGCTGATAAAATAGCTAAAGCGATCGCGCTTAAACCAATAACAAAAATTTTCTTCGCTTTTGAGCATCTCAAGCCATACGAGGAGATATTGGCAAAGCAGCTAGTTACGACGGTGGATACTAAAGGGAAAGCGATGTTGATTCGCTTTGATAACGGCTTGAGTATTTACTCTCATAATCAACTTTATGGTAAGTGGATGATTTGTCAGGCTGATAATTATCCTCAAATTAAACGCCAGTTAAGATTAGCAATTCATAATGAACAGAAGTCAGCTTTACTTTATAGTGCTTCGGATATAGAGGTGTTGGATGAAGCTGCGATCGCTATTCATCCTTTTCTGAGTCGTCTTGGCTTGGATATTTTAGATAGCAAAACAACTACGAGGAAAGTTAAAGCCAGGTTACTTAACAAATCTTTTTATCGCCGACGCTTTACTAGTTTGTTTCTGGATCAAGGTTTTTTGGCGGGCTTGGGTAATTATCTTCGTAGCGAAATACTGTTTGTTGCGAGAGTGCATCCGACACTACGTCCTGTTGACTGTAGCCAGGAACAGATATTTGCTTTGGCGCAAGCTACGATTAAAGTTCCTCAGCAATCTTATCAAACAAAAGGCATTACTAACGATTTGCAGTTAGTACAGCGGCTAAAGCAACAGGGATACAGATATCAAGATTATCGTCATTGGGTATTTAATCGAGAGGAACGACCATGTTATGTCTGCAATAATTCTATTATCAAAGAAATTTCGGCAAGTCGCAGATATTATTTTTGTCCTCACTGTCAAAAAATTAGAGATTTAGTCGTGGGCTGA
- a CDS encoding gamma-glutamylcyclotransferase, translating to MVLNRQALESKLLQQLLAHPKLDLKIWSDEELLQSIKATLQQQSTKELWIFAYGSLIWNPLFNYSDRCSVVVEGWQRQFCLLAPVGRGTIDNPGLVLGLEPGDRCQGIAYRLPIDENLESELLLLWRREMVVGSYFPTWITGKNSNSSIEVLAFTVNCQHPVYVNNLSPEKIIESLATAKGSLGSSAEYLSHTVQGLLAAGIEDEILIELERLVKKRQQELILFAK from the coding sequence ATGGTCTTAAATCGCCAAGCTTTAGAATCGAAACTGCTACAACAGTTGTTAGCTCATCCCAAATTAGATCTTAAAATCTGGAGTGACGAAGAACTACTGCAATCTATTAAAGCAACTCTACAGCAACAGTCGACCAAAGAACTGTGGATCTTTGCCTATGGTTCGCTAATTTGGAATCCATTATTTAATTATAGCGATCGCTGTTCGGTTGTAGTTGAAGGCTGGCAAAGACAATTTTGTCTTTTAGCACCTGTTGGTAGGGGTACAATTGATAACCCAGGTTTAGTTTTAGGTTTAGAACCAGGAGATCGTTGCCAGGGAATTGCTTATCGTTTACCGATCGATGAAAACCTAGAGTCGGAATTGTTACTGCTGTGGCGCAGAGAAATGGTAGTTGGTTCTTATTTTCCTACTTGGATTACTGGTAAAAATAGTAATTCTAGTATTGAAGTTTTAGCGTTTACAGTTAACTGTCAACATCCCGTGTACGTCAATAATTTATCGCCTGAAAAGATTATTGAATCATTGGCTACTGCTAAAGGCAGCTTAGGTTCATCTGCCGAATATTTGAGCCATACTGTACAGGGTTTGTTAGCAGCGGGAATTGAAGATGAAATTTTAATCGAACTGGAGCGATTGGTGAAAAAAAGGCAACAAGAGCTTATTTTATTTGCTAAATAA
- a CDS encoding aldo/keto reductase → MTMIELPSGRKIPILGQGTWRMGEKASQKQAEIEALRLGIELGMTLIDTAEMYGEGGAEKIVAEAIFGRREEIYLVSKFYPYNASYDGLIAACDRSLSRLKTDYLDLYLLHWRGSVPLSETLSGLQYLKQAGKILDYGVSNFDTDDMEEAESLPGGKEIVTNQVLYNLLRRGIEWDLLPWCRQRKIPIMAYSPVEQQAFVNDSKLGDIAAKYNATSTQIALSWLLHQDSVVSIPKATNPDHVKENRAALEIKLANEDLQALDLAFKPPKRKMSLAMR, encoded by the coding sequence ATGACAATGATTGAGTTACCATCAGGCAGAAAAATACCAATACTCGGACAGGGAACATGGCGCATGGGTGAAAAAGCCAGCCAAAAACAGGCAGAAATTGAAGCGTTACGTTTGGGAATAGAATTAGGGATGACGCTAATTGATACTGCCGAGATGTATGGGGAAGGTGGTGCAGAAAAGATAGTTGCAGAGGCTATTTTTGGTCGTCGAGAAGAAATATATTTAGTAAGTAAGTTTTATCCCTACAATGCTAGTTACGATGGCTTGATTGCTGCTTGCGATCGCTCTTTATCCAGACTTAAAACAGATTATCTGGATTTATATTTACTTCACTGGCGCGGATCTGTTCCATTATCGGAAACCTTGTCAGGATTGCAGTATCTCAAACAAGCAGGGAAGATTTTAGATTACGGCGTAAGTAACTTCGACACAGATGATATGGAAGAGGCGGAGTCTTTACCTGGAGGGAAAGAAATAGTTACCAATCAGGTGCTTTATAATTTGCTGCGACGCGGTATTGAATGGGACTTGTTACCCTGGTGTAGACAGCGTAAAATTCCGATTATGGCTTATTCACCCGTAGAACAACAGGCTTTTGTCAATGATTCTAAGTTGGGAGATATTGCAGCTAAATATAATGCGACATCAACACAAATTGCTCTAAGTTGGTTATTGCATCAAGACAGTGTTGTTTCTATTCCCAAAGCTACTAATCCCGATCACGTCAAGGAAAATCGTGCTGCTTTGGAAATTAAACTGGCAAATGAAGATTTACAAGCATTAGATCTTGCCTTTAAACCCCCAAAACGTAAAATGTCTCTGGCGATGAGATAA
- a CDS encoding zinc-dependent alcohol dehydrogenase, whose protein sequence is MKAVCWHSAHDVRVETVPDPKILNPRDAIIKITSTAICGSDLHLYEGNIPTMESGDILGHEFMGEVVETGKEVKNIKKGDRVVVPFTIACGGCFFCQKDLWSLCDNSNPNAWMAEKLYGHSPSGLFGYSHLLGGYAGGQAEYARVPYADVGPLKIPDGLEDDKVLFLTDIFPTGYMAAENADIEPGDTVAVWGCGPVGQFAIRSAYMLGAARVIAIDRFPERLKMAKEQGNAEVINYEEIDPGEALKEMTGGRGPDRCIDAVGMEAHGTDAMAVYDQVKQGLKLETGKPTVLRQAIVACRKGGTVSIPGVYGGFVDKIPLGAVVNKALTLRSGQTHVQKYLQPLLERIQLGEIDPSFVISHHMSIDDAPKGYKMFRNKEDNCTKVVLKP, encoded by the coding sequence ATGAAAGCTGTATGTTGGCATAGCGCACACGATGTCCGAGTCGAAACTGTACCAGATCCAAAAATTCTCAATCCCCGTGATGCAATTATTAAAATAACCTCTACTGCTATTTGCGGTTCGGATTTGCACCTATATGAAGGCAATATCCCCACCATGGAATCAGGAGACATTTTAGGTCACGAATTTATGGGGGAAGTAGTCGAAACTGGCAAGGAAGTAAAAAATATCAAAAAAGGCGATCGCGTAGTTGTTCCCTTTACAATTGCCTGCGGTGGCTGTTTCTTTTGTCAAAAAGATTTGTGGTCACTATGCGACAACTCTAATCCTAATGCTTGGATGGCAGAAAAATTATACGGACACTCTCCCTCTGGTCTTTTTGGCTATTCTCATCTACTTGGAGGTTATGCAGGTGGACAGGCGGAATATGCCCGTGTCCCCTATGCTGATGTCGGTCCGTTAAAAATACCTGATGGTTTAGAAGACGACAAGGTTTTATTTCTAACTGACATTTTTCCCACTGGCTATATGGCAGCCGAAAATGCCGATATCGAACCAGGAGATACTGTCGCAGTCTGGGGATGTGGTCCTGTCGGTCAGTTTGCGATTAGAAGTGCTTATATGTTGGGTGCAGCCAGAGTAATTGCGATCGATCGCTTCCCCGAAAGGTTAAAGATGGCAAAAGAACAGGGAAACGCCGAAGTGATCAACTACGAAGAAATAGATCCAGGAGAAGCCCTAAAAGAAATGACGGGGGGAAGAGGGCCAGATCGCTGTATTGATGCGGTAGGTATGGAAGCCCACGGCACAGACGCGATGGCAGTCTACGACCAGGTAAAACAGGGATTAAAGCTAGAAACAGGAAAACCTACAGTTTTAAGACAGGCAATTGTCGCTTGTCGTAAAGGAGGAACAGTCTCTATTCCTGGGGTGTATGGCGGCTTTGTCGATAAAATACCTTTGGGGGCAGTTGTTAATAAAGCTCTAACCTTGCGCTCGGGACAAACCCATGTTCAGAAGTATCTCCAGCCTCTACTTGAGCGCATCCAACTGGGAGAAATCGATCCTTCTTTTGTTATTTCCCATCATATGAGTATCGACGATGCACCCAAAGGCTACAAAATGTTTCGCAACAAAGAAGATAACTGCACCAAAGTAGTTCTTAAACCTTAA
- a CDS encoding orange carotenoid protein N-terminal domain-containing protein: protein MSKVAEEKINQLHSLSDDDQLAVLWFLYKDIAKEQITPEPEREGENLDQANSLINSIKEMSKDDQLQVQKDILSGSAREEFNTYKSYSSNQKLFFWYQLAAEMEQGSVVEFPSDYQLSSEGKELLKSLETIGFDQQLAFMRNAVGYSSDESLN from the coding sequence ATGAGCAAAGTAGCAGAAGAAAAAATCAATCAGCTTCATTCTTTATCAGATGACGATCAATTAGCTGTCTTGTGGTTTTTGTATAAAGATATTGCCAAAGAGCAAATTACACCCGAACCAGAACGAGAAGGAGAAAATTTAGACCAAGCTAATAGTCTAATCAACAGCATTAAAGAAATGTCTAAAGACGATCAGCTACAGGTACAAAAAGATATTTTATCTGGTAGCGCTCGCGAAGAATTTAATACCTATAAATCTTATTCTTCTAACCAAAAGCTATTTTTCTGGTATCAATTGGCAGCCGAAATGGAACAAGGTTCTGTTGTGGAATTTCCTAGCGATTATCAGCTATCTTCTGAAGGAAAAGAGTTGTTAAAATCGTTAGAAACAATTGGTTTTGATCAACAGTTAGCCTTCATGCGAAATGCAGTAGGCTATAGTTCTGATGAGAGTTTGAACTAA
- a CDS encoding acyl-CoA dehydrogenase family protein has translation MFPVEEFQQIAAAGLLTAPLSRHLGGLGLGFETGHTEKLLMLLQEIGRGNLVVGRIYEGHVNALQLIQTFGTPEQIETYAADARQHKIFGVWNAEAEDGVKIIPHAGKYRLEGSKTFCTGCGYVERPFVNGKLPDGGWQMCIVPMDRVETVVHSDWWQPSGMRATVSYKVDFTGVEVEPNSLLAQAGDYFRQPWLSGGVIRFAAVQLGGAEALFNATRQYLQKLNRCEHLHQQERLGKMAIAIENGRLWLKGAAQVVDNYAPVFGGYPEASQEQAANLVAYANMVRTAIEQICLDTIQLSQRSIGTLGLLPPEPMERLIRDLSLYLRQPAFDAAITDVGNYVLTETANASQLW, from the coding sequence ATTTTTCCCGTCGAAGAATTTCAACAGATTGCTGCTGCTGGTTTATTAACTGCACCCTTAAGTCGCCATCTAGGCGGATTGGGTTTGGGTTTTGAAACGGGTCACACTGAAAAGTTATTAATGCTTCTCCAAGAAATTGGACGTGGCAATTTAGTTGTTGGGCGTATTTATGAAGGTCACGTCAATGCTTTGCAACTGATACAAACCTTTGGTACACCAGAACAAATAGAAACCTATGCTGCCGATGCTAGACAGCATAAAATATTTGGGGTTTGGAATGCCGAAGCAGAAGACGGAGTAAAGATTATTCCTCATGCTGGCAAGTATCGATTAGAAGGTAGTAAAACTTTTTGTACTGGCTGTGGTTATGTAGAACGCCCTTTTGTTAACGGTAAGTTACCCGATGGCGGTTGGCAAATGTGTATTGTGCCGATGGATCGAGTTGAAACAGTAGTACACTCGGACTGGTGGCAACCATCGGGAATGCGGGCTACAGTTAGCTATAAGGTAGATTTTACCGGGGTAGAAGTAGAACCGAACTCTTTACTTGCTCAAGCTGGAGACTATTTTCGTCAGCCTTGGTTGAGCGGTGGCGTAATTCGCTTTGCTGCGGTACAGCTTGGCGGTGCTGAAGCTCTGTTTAACGCTACTCGCCAATATTTACAGAAGCTAAACCGCTGCGAACATTTACATCAACAAGAACGTTTGGGCAAAATGGCGATCGCCATCGAAAATGGTAGGCTTTGGCTAAAAGGCGCAGCACAAGTAGTCGATAATTACGCTCCCGTATTTGGTGGTTATCCTGAAGCTAGTCAGGAACAAGCTGCTAATTTGGTAGCATACGCCAATATGGTGCGAACGGCGATCGAACAAATATGTTTGGATACAATTCAGTTAAGTCAACGCTCTATTGGTACTTTAGGCTTATTACCACCCGAACCAATGGAACGCCTAATTAGAGATTTGAGTTTGTATCTGCGTCAACCCGCTTTTGATGCAGCTATTACTGATGTCGGAAATTATGTTCTTACAGAAACGGCAAATGCTAGTCAACTTTGGTAA